Genomic segment of Posidoniimonas corsicana:
ACGCATGCGGAGTCGTAGGGTGAGCCAATCGTGAACGGACCGGCGTAGACCAACGCAATGCCATTGCCGGCACGACGCTGCTCGGGAGGCTTGTACCCACATACCTCCACTGCCTGAAGCACGTCACGGCGGAGCTTGGGAGCAACAGTCTCCACCCCATTTACAACGCGCGATACGGTCGCGATGGAAACCCCCGCCTGCCTGGCGACATCTCTGATTGAGGCCATTCTTCGGGACCCGCAGCTATTGGAGAAATCGTGAGTAACAGTTTCTTTCAGTATACGCCTGCAGCCCATCTATGCAACAACATTCTCGCATGAGCCTGCTTGAGCGGCTCAAGTGCAGAAAAACATGAGGAATCTGCTTGACCCGATCAGCCGATTCGGGGACACTCGTTATTAACAGTTACTCATCCGTTACCAGGCGTTCGCCCGATTCTCCGGGCGACTACTTATCAAAACTGCCGGTCGTCCCCTTTCCTTCGCCCCGCGGCGAAGCCAAGAGAGAGGCGATCGACCAGACCCGGGCCTTGACGAGCTACGGCTCGAATACCCATCGACGGAGACTCCTCGAGTGGCGACTGACTATTGGCTCCATCTTTGCCAGCTTGCCGTCTCGGTGGACAGCGACCTCGGACGGCGCGGCGAGATTGACTGGAGCGGGTGGCGGGGCAGCCCGCAGCCTCCCGAGAGTGAACGGGCGGCTGCGGGAGCCACCCAACAAGCGAACAGCGGCGGCGCGGGCGTGACGATTCTGTTCTGACACTGAAGCATCTTTCATGACCTAGCTTGGCGGCTTCCGGGCGGCCCATACAGTGGAGTACCTCAATGACTCTTCGAAACCTTGCGGTGTTGTTCCTAGTTGGTGCGGCGGCTTCGCCGGCGGCGGCGGTGCAGGTCTTCCCGCTGTTCGAGAACCCCGAGACCGACCTCGGCACCGCCTTCGGTGAGGTCAACTATTTTGCGGACGCATCGCCATTCTTCGTGGACGTCACGGCCCTCGAAGGAAGCAACAACATCGCCGTCTACACCATGGACGGCGTAAGCGGTAACAACGGCGCCGGTTTCGCGATTGGGATCTCCAACGGAGAGAATGGTCTCGATAGCTCGGAGGGTGGAGCGAATACGGACGTGCCTAACGCGGCTCCGGTCAATTCCGCAATCGCGTCGGTTAACGGCGGCGGCAAGATTCAGAATGGGAATGCCTTCCGGCTGTCGATGTGGATGCGGCAGGACCCCGCTGACCCGGTCAGCGCGGTGCCCCAGATCGAGCCGGTGGTGAAGTTCGAGCTGTGGAAAGAAGCCGGATCTGGAAACGCGGACTTCAATCCGGCGGCGTTCCCCTCGTTCGGTGACCGGATCTGGGACACCGACCAAAACGCCGGCAACGCCACCTTCAACGGGTTCAACCAGAGCCAGGCATCGTGGATCGACATGAACAACTCGGGAACCACCTCCTTCGAGAAGCCTGTCGCCCAATCCCTTGTGGCCGACGAGTGGAGGCTCGTCGAGGCCACCATCGTTATTGACGATGACCCGCTTGACGATGGGTTCAACTGGACCATCGGCTCCGACATCTTCACCGCGGCCGACATCGAGGAGGTCCGGGCCGTCATGTTCCTGGGCGACTATGCTGGGACCGACCTGACGGGGGCGGGAAGCGTGTGGGTAGACAATGTGCTGCTGGAAGTGTTTGCGACTGAGGCAGACCTTAACAATACGCCAAACACGAACCCTATGCCCGAGTCGGTGACTGTGTTGGGCGGCGACTTCAACGCGGACGGCATTGTCAACGCAGCGGACTATACCGTGTGGCGAGACAACTTAGGAGCGGCCGACGAGTCTGCGTTGAACGGCGCCGGCAACGGCGCAGACGGAGTCGACTCCGCCGACTACGACCTGTGGCGCGCCAACTACGGCCAGGCCGCCTCGGCAGGGCTGCAGACCGGAAATGTCCCCGAACCGGCTGCGGCCCTGCTGGCGCTGGCCATGGCGGCGGCGGGAGCGTCGGTCCGCCGGGCCCGCTGACCGGGCGTCGGCGCCGTTGAACGGACCGCGTCACTCATCTTCACTGGAGGCGATTGAAGCATGCGACCCTCAACTACGTCCAAGCAGCCCGGGTTTACGCTGGTCGAGCTGCTCGTCGTGATCGCGATCATCGGCGTGCTGGTCGCGTTGCTGCTGCCGGCCGTGCAGTCGGCCCGAGAGGCGGCGCGGCGGATGAGCTGCGTCAACAAGCTCAAGAACTTGGGCCTGGCCGCCCACAACTATCACGACACCGCCGGGCACTTCCCCGCCAGCATGGGCATGTACGCCGGGATCGACGGCTCCGACGGCGACGGCCCCGCCGCCGGCTGGATACCGCAGATGCTGCCGCAGCTCGAGCAGCAGCCGCTGTACGACCGGTTCAAGGACGCGGGCGCCTTCGAGGGCGTATTCACCCTGGGGGTCTGCTTCCGCGGCGGGCTGCCTGGCGAACGCGGCCTTGCGTCGCGGAACAACGGGATCTCTGTCCCAGAGCTTATGAAATCGCAGCTAGAGGTGCTCGCCTGCCCGTCCGACGCCAACGCCCAACAGCTCTCCGACCAGCAGTTCGGTTGGGGCGGCTGCCAGGTGGCGGTCACGAGCTACAAGGGCGTGCTGGGTGATACCGTGGTCGGCGAATCGGACGGCACCACCTTCACGAACTCCAACTCCCAATTCCCCAGCGGGAACTATGACCAAGGCGTGCCCGCCGGGGTTGGCACCACGGCCCGCGACTGTCACCGCGACACCCGCTGCCGCGGCATCTTCTTCCGCCAGGCGTGGCGCCGGCCGGTCAAGATCTCGAAGGTTACCGACGGGACCAGCAACACACTGCTGTTTGGCGAAGACGTACCGAAGTACAACTACCACTCGGCCGCGTTCTACGCCGACGGCGACTGGTGCAGCTGCAACACACCGATCAATAATCTGATGAACCTGCCCCCCGACTCGGTCAATGCCGACTTCTGGTGGGACCAGCGTGGGTTCCGCAGCCTGCACCCGGGCGGCGCCAATTTCTGCTCGGCGGACGGCTCCGTCCGCTTTATAGCCGATGGCGTCGACAATGAGTTCTACCGGACCAGCTGCACCCGCAACGGCGAGGAGGTAACGGATGACTCGCAGTAGTCGGCGTCGTGCGTCGTGCTGCCTGCTAGCCGTAATGCTCCTTGTCGGCTGCGGCGACGGCCTGGGCCGGGTTTCGGGCACGGTGACCCTCGACGGGTCTCCGATCCGTGCGGATGCGGACACTCGCTGCACGGTAACGTTCTACCCCGCTGGAGGCACCGGGGCGACCCCGTCCGGCGTGGTAGACGAGGCTGGCAAGTTTGAGCTCGGCACCGGCGCCGTCGATGGCGTCGAGCCCGGCGAGTACAAGGTGGCAGTCTCGGCGTCTCAACTAGTAGGCGATGCGCAGCCAGGCGTTCCCCGCAGCGGCAAACGGCTCACCCCTGCCGCCTACGGCGATCCCAACCAGTCCGGATTGACCGCGACCGTGAAACCGGGCGGCAATCAGATTGATTTTGCACTCAGCTCGGACAGTCCCTAGCATCGCATGCCATATCGCCCGACCATTCCGCCCAAGGAACGCATGCAGTACAGCCGCCTATTGACGACTGCACTAGTGCTGCTCGTGCCGACGCCCTCGCTTGCCGCAGAGCCCGACGGGAACGGTTGGAAGCTGGTTTGGAGCGAAGACTTCGAGACGCTCGACAAGGACCGCTGGACGCTGGTTGACAGCCACAGACCGACCAACAACTCGCGACACGCGTACCTGCCGAGTCAGGTCAGCGTGGAAAACGGGCGTCTGGTGCTGCTCTCCGAGGCGGTCCCGTCACAGGATCTGCCGTACCGCTCAGGCCAGGTGATCTCTAAGCGGGCGTGGAAGCACGGACGCTGGGAGGTGCGGGCGAAGCTGCCGGCCACACGCGGCGTCTGGCCGGCAATCTGGTTGCTGCCCGACGTCGACAAGTATCGCTGGCCCAGCGGCGGCGAGATCGACATCATGGAGAACCGCGGCAACGAGCCGCACCTCACCAGCAGTGCGTTCCACTACGGCACGAACCCGCCCTACCGGCACGAGTTCGTGTTTGAGGAACAGCAAACGCGCCGCAACGGCGAGCTAGTCGATTACACGAAGGACTTCCACACCTATGCCGTCGACTGGGATGAGCACGGGCTGACCTTCTCTGTGGACGGCGTCAGCCACTTCCGAGTGGACGACAGCCAGGTGGAAGACTTCTTGTCGAAGCACGCCGCGCCGATGCAGCTGGTGCTGAATACCGCGATCGGTGGAGACTTTCTGCCTGACCCGGATACCTCGACCGTCTGGCCACAACGGTTTGAAATCGACTGGGTCCGCGTTTACGAGCGGGATGGCGCCCCCGCGAGGAAGGCTCTAGTGAACGGCAGCTTCGACGCCGACGGTGGGTCGCTCCGCGGTTGGACGAACTTTGGAGTCGACCTCCGCGACAACCCTAACGTGACCGCCGCCCCGAAAACCGGCGTCGACGGCGGCGCCGCGCTGAAGCTGTTTGGGACTTTCGGAACGGGATCACAGTACTCCGGGGTTTCACAGGGGATTGATGTCACCGCCGGACAGCACGTACGGGCGTCGGTCCAGACGTTTGTCTCGCCGGACGACAGCATCGCCGGCGGCGGAAACACCGCGGTGGCAAAGATTGAGTTCTATAGGAGGTTCGCCGCCCGGTTCGAGTCCCCCGACCTGATCGGCGTCGAAGAAGTGGTGATCGCCACCGGTGACTCGAAGCCGGGCCGCTGGCGCCGCCACATGCTCGATGCCGTCGCGCCGGAGGGGGCGGTCGAGGCCCGGCTGGCGATTGTGTTCCACCAGCCCAATCAAGAAGCCGGCGCCTTGTTTGTTGACGACGCCCAGCTCACCGCCTCCAAGCCCTCCGCCGACTGCCCCTAGCTCCCCACGACAGCAACAACCACCAGCTTCGCCCGGACCTCTATGCGCCAACGCACGGACCTAGTACCGACCGCCGCCTTAATCGCGGGCGCTTTGCTGGCGCTTGCGTTCGCGCAGCCCCATGCGACGGCCGCCGTTACTGATGTGCCTGGCTGGCGCCTTACGTGGCACGACGAGTTCGACGGCGACTCGCTCGACCAATCCAAATGGGAAGCCCTAAACCGCCGTGACAGCTACAACAACGAAAAGCAATACTACCACCCGGACCAGGTGGCGGTCGCCGATGGGATGCTTCAGATAACGGCAATTGATGAGCCGCGTGACGGCAAGGACTACCAGTCGGGCATCATCACCTCGCGGGAAATCTTCGGCCCGGGTAGGTTTGAGGCACGCATGGACCTGCCCACGACCCAGGGAATGTGGCCTGCGTTCTGGCTCAACGCCAACCACGTCGACTGGCCGAAGGGTGGGGAGATCGACATCCTGGAGAACCGCGGCAGCCAACCGGAACTGACCAGCAGCGCCTACCACTGGCAGACCAACCCCGGCCCCTGCTGCAACCAGCACCAGTACGTGTTCGAAGAGTACACCGCCACCGAAGGCGGCGAGCCAGTTAACTTCCACTCCGGGTTCCACACCTACGCCGCCGAGTGGGACGCAACGCTGCTGCGGTTCTACGTTGACGGCAACCTCCATTTCACCGTCACCGAGACGCCCAACCGGCCGATCTTCGAGACTGCCAAGAATATCATCCTGAACGTCGCGGTGGGCGGGCACTTTGGCGGCGACCCCAACGGGTCGACCGAGTTCCCGCAGACGATGTACGTCGACTACGTCCGCTACTGGAACCGCATCACCGCGGCGGAGTTGTCTGGCGACTACAACGCCGACGGGCAGGTCGACGCCACGGACTACACCGTTTGGCGTGACTCGCTGGGCTCAACGGGCCTGGGACTGGCCGCCGATGGATCGGGCAACGGTGAGGTCGGCGCCTCGGACTACGTGGTCTGGCGGCAGAACTACGGCGCCACATCTTCGGCCACGGCTACGGTTCCTGCCCCTGGCGGCTTAGCGGTGCTTGCCGCGGCAGCACTCACACTCTGTTACGGACGTTCCCCGCGTAAGAACTAGCTACCGATTATGCGACCCGCTCACTGCACCTGGATCCTTCTGCCGCTGCTCATCACGGCCATGCTCCCGAGTCGCCCCGCGTACGCGCAGGCCACGGGCCCCCAAACGGGCGCAAGCCGCGCCGCGGCGCTGGAGCCCACCGCGGAACCGGCTGAGGCGGCGATCCGGTTTGACCTGGTCGCCGGCGGCATTGACCACCGCATCAATCGTCTAATCGATGAGATGACGCTCGACGAGAAGATTGGCCAGCTTGTGCAACTCTACCCAGAGGGAGACCAGCTCACCGACGAGCTGCGGGCCCGGATCCGCGGCGGGCTGATCGGGTCGGTGTTCTTCGCCGGCGAGGCGTCACTAGCCGAGGACGCCCAGCGCGAGGCCTCCGCTTCGCGGCTCGGCATCCCGCTGATCATCGCTCGCGATGTCGTCCACGGATTTCGAACCATCATGCCGATCCCCCTCGGACAGGCGGCGACCTGGAACCCCGAGCTGGTCCGCGATGCCGCGCGGCTGTCCGCCCTGGAGGCCAAAGCCGAGGGAGTGGACTGGACCTTTGCGCCGATGGTCGACGTCTGCCGCGACCCGCGGTGGGGCCGTGTCGCGGAAACGTTGGGCGAGGACCCACGCCTCGCTTCGGACCTGGCGGCCGCAATGGTCGATGGCTTTCAACTTGAACGCGACGGAAAGATCCACGGCGTGGCGGCCTGCGTGAAGCACTTCGCCGCCTACGGCCTGAGCGAAGGGGGACGCGACTACAACCGCGTAAGCCTGTCCGAGTACGACCTGTTCAACACCTACCTGCCACCGTTCAGGGCGGCGCTCGACGCCGGATGCCTGGGGCTCATGACCACCTTCAGCGAGGTCAACGGCGTGCCAGGCACAGCGCACGACGACCTGATTAACGGCGTTGCGAAGGGCGCGTGGCGGTTCGACGGTGTCGTCGTAAGCGATTGGGCGTCGGTCACCGAGATGGTGAATCACGGCTTCGTCCCGGACAATCGCGCCGCCGCGCGGGCGGCGGTCAACGCGGGCGTCGACATGGACATGTGCAGCCCCGCCTACGCCGACCACCTGAAGGGCCTCGTCGCGGAGGGGCAGGTTTCTGAGCGGCGCATCGACGACGCCGTCCGCCGCGTGCTGCGGATGAAGGTCGCCCTACAGGGCGGCGCGACCGGGCAGCCGGCGCCAACCGCCGAATCCCGCCAAGCTGCCCGCCGCCTCGCCCGCCAGAGCATGGTGCTGCTGAAGAACAAGGGCGTTCTGCCGCTAGACGAGGAGTCGCTGGCCACAGTGGCCGTGATTGGACCGATGGCGGACAAGCCGGTGGACCAGCTGGGGTGCTGGTCGCTCGACGCCGACGCTGAGCACAGCATCACGCCACTGGCGCACCTCCGCAAACGGCTGGAGGGCCAAGCCGAGGTAGTCTACGCCGCCGGTGCCGAAAGCAGCTTCGCCAAAAGCGATGACGGCATCATGGCCGCGCTCGCGGCCGCACGACAGGCGGACGCAGTGCTGCTGTTCGTCGGCGAAGAAGTCGTGCTCAGCGGCGAGGCCCGAAGCCGCGCCGAGCTCTCGCTCCCCGGCGTACAGCCGCGACTGGTGGAAGAGATGGCCGCACTCGATAAACCAATCGTCATGGTGGTGATGGCCGGGCGCCCGCTGGCGATCGAACGCGAGGCAGAGGCCGTCGACGCGGTGCTCTACGCGTGGCACCCCGGCTCGATGGCCGGGCCCGCCATCGCCGACCTGCTGTTCGGCGTCCACGTCCCTAGTGGCAGGCTGCCGATCACGTTCCCCCGATCGGTTGGGCAGGTGCCGTTGTATTACGCGCGGCACAACACGGGACGGCCCGCCCCTGAAGATTACGCGCCGCTCGTCGGCTCAGGCGCCGAGGACCTGCCGCAGGAGTTTCAGTACCGGTCGCACTACGTCGACAAACCGCCAACGCCGCTCTACCCATTTGGTTTCGGGCTGTCCTACACCACTTTCGAGTACGACAGCATCGAGCTCTCGCACAACGAATTGCCGCCCAGCGGCGTACTGGGCGTCCGCGCTCGGCTGACCAACACCGGCGACCGCGAGGCGGCGGAGATCGCTCAGCTCTACCTGCGCGACCGCGTGGCCAGCGTCGTCCGACCGGTCAGGCAGCTGCACGACCACCGACGGGTCACGCTCAAGCCGGGCGAGTCGGTTGTGCTAGAGTTCGCGGTCGCGGCTGACGAACTGGGGTTCGTCAACAACCAACGCGACCACGTGATAGAGCCGGGCGAGTTTGACGTCTGGGTCGGAGGCGACAGCAACGCCACACTGCACGCAGAGTTTCGGTTGCTCGAGGGTGAAGGCCCCAGCGCCGAGGTCGCCTCGCCGGCCGTCTCGGCCGAAACGCGCTGAACGCAGGCGTCACATCGGCGCGCCGGCGACCGCGGGCGCCTTGTCGTGCTCTTCCCAGAACGTGATGAAGTCGCGGTGGTCGCGGCGTTGCGACTCGCTGAACACGCAGCCGATCAGCTCTTCCTTCTGCGCAATAAACCGCGTGAGGTCCTTTGGGTCTTCTGGTTTGAACACCGGCGCGGGGCGGTCGTACACGATGGTCGCCCCATTGGCGCCGTCCGCGTGGTGCTGCGATAAGCCGATCACGCGGTCGCTGACAAACAGCGCCTCGTTCAGTTCGTGCGTAACGATGATCACGGTGTAGGGCGGCTCCCGATTCTCTTCCCGCGCACGCACATTCTCGGCGTACAAGCGGAGCAGCATGAGCTGCAGCTCCTCGCGGGTCGCCTCGTCTAGGGCGCCGAAGGGCTCGTCCAGCAGCAGCACCCGCGGCTTCATGATCAGCGCCTGGGCGATCGCCACCCGCTGCCGCATGCCGCCGGACATTTCACTTGGGTACTGGTCACGCGCCGGCAGCAGCCCGACCTTGGCCAGGAAGTCATCGGCTTCCTCCAGGTGCCGCCGTCGCAGCTTCCGCCACGCAAGCGGGTTGAACCACCGGAACGGGGTGCTGGTCTGGTCCAGCTTCAGTCCAAACGCGACGTTCTGCCTTGCGGTGAGGAACTCGTACAAGCTGTAGTGCTGGTACACGATGCCAACATCGCGGGTCGGGCAGTCGACCAGTTTGTCGCCCACCATCACGGTTCCCTCCGTGGGCGGGTGCGTACCGAGGATCGCCCGCAGCAGCGTCGACTTGCCACAACCGCTGGGCCCAACCAGCGCGACCACCTGCCCTGCCCCAACGCGGAGGTTGACGTCGTTCAGCACCCGCTTCGGGCCGTACGCGTGGGACAGTCCAGTAATCTCGAGGTTCGACATGGCGCCAGTTCGGGGTGTGGGGAGCGAGTACTTCGTTCGCCGCGGTCGATTATTCCCCCGGCGACTCTCCGGAACCAGAGGCTCACCCGCTATAATCGGCGCCATGGACGTCCGATTTGCCCCCGACATCCCGATCGAGTCGGCCCCGACGCCCCCTTCGTCCTGGTACACCGAGCCTGTCGTGCTGGCGGCCGAGAAGCGGCGGGTCTTCCAGACCGCGTGGATCGCCGTGGGCCGGGCCGACCAGCTCGCCGGGCCCGGCAGCTACTTCACCGGCAACCTGGTAGGCAACCCCTACATCGTGCTGCGGGACGACGATGGCGGCCTCCGGGCGTTCCACAACGTCTGCCGTCACCACGCGGCGGTGGTGGCGCAGGAGTGCGGCCGCGCGTCGGAGCTGGTATGCCCCTACCACGGCTGGACCTACCGCCTTGACGGCCGATTGAAGCGGGCGCCGCACATGGGCCGGATGGAAGGCGTCAACGTCGGCGACCTCGGCCTGCCGCCGATCAGCGTCGAGCAGTGGGGTCCGTTCGTGCTGATCGACCTCGACGGGCCCCAGGGCGGCCCGGGCAATCCGCGGGACCTGGCCGCGGACGTCGGGCCGCTGAACCCGCCGCTGGACGAACTGGGGTTTCAGCACATGCAGTGGGTCGAGCGGCGCACCTACACCATCAACTGCAACTGGAAGGTGTTCGTCGAGAATTCGCTAGATGGCGGCTACCACGTGGCGTACGCGCACGAGCAGCTCGCCGGCAGCCTAGAGTTTGACGGCTACGCCACCAGCATCTTCGACCGCGGCTCGGTCCAGGTCTGCGGCGCCAGCGGCGAAGACGACCGCCTTGGGAAGAAGGTCACCTACGCCTGGCTCTACCCCAACTTCTTCATCAACCGTTACGGCCGGATGATGGACACCAACCTGGTGCTTCCCACTGGCGTGGACACGTGCGAGGTGGTGTTCGACTTCTACGTCGACTATGACGACGCGGAAGAATGGGAGGCCAAGCGCACCATCCGCAAGTCGATTAGCCAGTCGCACGTTATTCAGCAAGAAGACATCGAGATCTGCGAATCCACCCAGCAGGGGCTGCGGTCGATGTCGTTCCACTCGGGCCGCTACTCCTCCCTGCTAGAAAAGTCGGTGCACGCCTTCCACGCCATTCTGTGGGACGAAATCAAGGACGACCTCACGCAATGAGCTCCCACCCAACAAGCCAGAGCCAAGACTTTTTCCCGCGTCTAGCGCGGCTGCTGAACTCAGGCCAATCCCGCAGCGTGATCCTCTGCGGCGCCATCTACGACCTGCAGTTCGACGGTGGCGCGTATGTCCCGCTAAACGACTACCTGCTGCAGAAGACCAGCACCCCCGGCCTGCTGCAGCTGGTCTACGAGCTGAACGGCCCGGTGCGCATGAGCGAGGAGGCACGCGACAAGCTGCGCGGCGCCTGGGTCGAGTGGAAGTCGGGCGTGGACGCCAACACGCTCGCCCTTCGGGAGCTCCGCGAGAAGGGGTCGCGGCTCGAGCAGCTGCAGGACGAGTTCGACCGGCACCTCCGCGACGCGACCGGCAACCCCACGCTGGCGCTCGAATTCCTCCGTCAGCTCACGATTTGCTCGCGGGAGGCGTTGCGAGAGAACCTGATGATCATCGTCGAGGCCGCCGATATGCTGCTGCCGGAGGCCGGGCAGCTATCGTCGCTGAACGACCGGCAGCTGCACCGCATCAGCATCGTCCACGACTGGTTCGGCGACCCCGATTTCGTCGAGGGGGGCGACTCGGTCTGCCTGCTGGCGGAGTCGCGGGCGCTAATCCACAGCCGCGTCTCGCGGATGCCGCAGGTGCTCAGCGTCGAGGTGCCGGCGCCGTCGACGGAACGCCGCACCGGCTTCATCGAGCACTACCTGGAAAGCGCGTCGCCTAAGCCCAAACTCTGGTCCTCGCCGCAGGCGCTTGGCGCCTGCACGGCCGGACTATCGCTGCAGGCGCTGCGGCAGCTGCTCGCCGGCGCCGCCTACACGGGAGACGCCGTCACGCCGGACAGCGTGTTCGACAAGGTTGAGGAGTACATCCGCTCCCAGCTGGGCGACGACGTGGTGGACTTCAAGAAGCCCAGTCACGCGTTGAAAGACGTGGTTGGGTTCTCCTCGCTCAAAGAGTTCCTCTCCCGCGAGCTGATCCCCCGGTTCAAGGCCAAAGGCGCCAAGGCGCTGCCCGGGGCGGGCGTCGCGGGAGCGATTGGCAGCGGCAAGACGTTCATCTTCGAAGCGGTCGCCGCGGAGCTCGACCTGCCCGTGCTGGTTCTGAAGAACATCCGCAGCCAGTGGTTCGGCCAGACCGACGTCATCTTCGAGCGGCTCCGGCGCGTGCTCGACGCCCTGGACAAGGTGGTGATCTTTGTCGACGAGGCCGACACCCAGTTCGGCCGCGTCGACGCCAACGCCCACGAGACTGAGCGCCGCTTGACCGGCAAGATCCAGGCGATGATGAGCGACCCGCAGCTCCGCGGCCGTGTGCTGTGGCTGCTGATGACCGCCCGGATCCACCTGCTATCGCCCGACATCCGCCGGCCGGGCCGCGTTGGCGACCTCATTATCCCGGTGCTCGACCCCACCGGCGATGACCGCCTGGCGTTCATCCGCTGGGTGCTCGACGCCGTCAGCCTGGACGACGACCAGACGCCCCGTGACGACCTGGTGGCGGAGCTCAACAAGTCGCTCCTGCCCGCCATCTACTCGGCGGCGGCGTTCGCGTCGCTGCGGTCAATGCTGCTGGCCGTTGAACCCAAGACCTGGGACGAGGTCCGCGTTGCGATCCATGACCAGATCCCGCCCGCCATCGGGGAAACCCGCGAGTACCAGACGCTCCAGGCGCTGCTCAACTGCACCCGACGCTCGCTGCTGCCCGACCCGGAAGTGACCGACGAGGCGCGCGAAGCCTGGGCCCGCCGCGCCCGCGAGTTGGAGCTCGAAGGAATCCGCTAGCCAAACCGGCCGGGCCGTTTCTCATCACAATCCGCCCAAGATCGGCTTTCATCCGCCGAATACGCGTTCAGACCAGTCCAATGGAGAACCCCATGAATCGCATATACGCGCTGCTGGCGACAACTCTGTTCATGTCGCTCGCCACGCAGCTCCCCGCCGAGCAGTTTTCGAAGCTCACCGGCCCGGTAAACGTCCGCCCGGTGCAGTCCGGCAAGCAGATCAACGTGCCGTACATCACCTGGGGTGGCGATGTCACGACCTTCTTCGCCAACGGCGGTCTGGAGACCGAACCCGGTTCAATCTACGCGCAGGAAGGCCTGGACCTGAAGCTCACCCCGGGGGACGACTTCGTTCAGCAGGTCAAGGACTACATGTCGGGCAAGTCGCCGTTTCTCCGTGGCACATTCCGCATGCTCGGCCAGGCAAGCGGCGTCCTGGGGCAGGACCCGCGCACCAAGCCGGTGGTGATTCTGCAGCTCTCCTGGAGCGGCGGCGACCACATTGTCGCCCGCAAGGGGCTGCGCACCCTGAACGACCTCAAGCGTGACGGCAAGAAGGTCCGCATCGCGTGCCAGCAGGGCGGCCCCCACGTCGGCCTGCTGTACGACGCGCTGGCCGCCGCCAAGCTCAGCAACCAGGACGTGGAGATCGTGTTTGTCGACGACCTGACCGGCCCCAACGGCGCCGCGGAGAAGTTCCGCAGCGACAAGTCCATCGACGCCTGCTGCGTGATCACCCCCGACATGATCGGCCTGACCGGCGGGCTCGACTCCGAGGGGAGCGGCGCCGAGGGAACTGTTCAGGGCGCGCACGTGCTTGTTTCGACCCAGAACATGTCCCGCTCGATCGCCGACGTCTACGCCGTGCGGAGCGACTGGTACAAGGCCAACCGCGAGACCGTCGAGAAGTTTGTCGCCGGGTAC
This window contains:
- a CDS encoding DUF1559 domain-containing protein, whose protein sequence is MRPSTTSKQPGFTLVELLVVIAIIGVLVALLLPAVQSAREAARRMSCVNKLKNLGLAAHNYHDTAGHFPASMGMYAGIDGSDGDGPAAGWIPQMLPQLEQQPLYDRFKDAGAFEGVFTLGVCFRGGLPGERGLASRNNGISVPELMKSQLEVLACPSDANAQQLSDQQFGWGGCQVAVTSYKGVLGDTVVGESDGTTFTNSNSQFPSGNYDQGVPAGVGTTARDCHRDTRCRGIFFRQAWRRPVKISKVTDGTSNTLLFGEDVPKYNYHSAAFYADGDWCSCNTPINNLMNLPPDSVNADFWWDQRGFRSLHPGGANFCSADGSVRFIADGVDNEFYRTSCTRNGEEVTDDSQ
- the bglX gene encoding beta-glucosidase BglX, which encodes MRPAHCTWILLPLLITAMLPSRPAYAQATGPQTGASRAAALEPTAEPAEAAIRFDLVAGGIDHRINRLIDEMTLDEKIGQLVQLYPEGDQLTDELRARIRGGLIGSVFFAGEASLAEDAQREASASRLGIPLIIARDVVHGFRTIMPIPLGQAATWNPELVRDAARLSALEAKAEGVDWTFAPMVDVCRDPRWGRVAETLGEDPRLASDLAAAMVDGFQLERDGKIHGVAACVKHFAAYGLSEGGRDYNRVSLSEYDLFNTYLPPFRAALDAGCLGLMTTFSEVNGVPGTAHDDLINGVAKGAWRFDGVVVSDWASVTEMVNHGFVPDNRAAARAAVNAGVDMDMCSPAYADHLKGLVAEGQVSERRIDDAVRRVLRMKVALQGGATGQPAPTAESRQAARRLARQSMVLLKNKGVLPLDEESLATVAVIGPMADKPVDQLGCWSLDADAEHSITPLAHLRKRLEGQAEVVYAAGAESSFAKSDDGIMAALAAARQADAVLLFVGEEVVLSGEARSRAELSLPGVQPRLVEEMAALDKPIVMVVMAGRPLAIEREAEAVDAVLYAWHPGSMAGPAIADLLFGVHVPSGRLPITFPRSVGQVPLYYARHNTGRPAPEDYAPLVGSGAEDLPQEFQYRSHYVDKPPTPLYPFGFGLSYTTFEYDSIELSHNELPPSGVLGVRARLTNTGDREAAEIAQLYLRDRVASVVRPVRQLHDHRRVTLKPGESVVLEFAVAADELGFVNNQRDHVIEPGEFDVWVGGDSNATLHAEFRLLEGEGPSAEVASPAVSAETR
- a CDS encoding ABC transporter ATP-binding protein, whose amino-acid sequence is MSNLEITGLSHAYGPKRVLNDVNLRVGAGQVVALVGPSGCGKSTLLRAILGTHPPTEGTVMVGDKLVDCPTRDVGIVYQHYSLYEFLTARQNVAFGLKLDQTSTPFRWFNPLAWRKLRRRHLEEADDFLAKVGLLPARDQYPSEMSGGMRQRVAIAQALIMKPRVLLLDEPFGALDEATREELQLMLLRLYAENVRAREENREPPYTVIIVTHELNEALFVSDRVIGLSQHHADGANGATIVYDRPAPVFKPEDPKDLTRFIAQKEELIGCVFSESQRRDHRDFITFWEEHDKAPAVAGAPM
- a CDS encoding glycoside hydrolase family 16 protein — encoded protein: MPYRPTIPPKERMQYSRLLTTALVLLVPTPSLAAEPDGNGWKLVWSEDFETLDKDRWTLVDSHRPTNNSRHAYLPSQVSVENGRLVLLSEAVPSQDLPYRSGQVISKRAWKHGRWEVRAKLPATRGVWPAIWLLPDVDKYRWPSGGEIDIMENRGNEPHLTSSAFHYGTNPPYRHEFVFEEQQTRRNGELVDYTKDFHTYAVDWDEHGLTFSVDGVSHFRVDDSQVEDFLSKHAAPMQLVLNTAIGGDFLPDPDTSTVWPQRFEIDWVRVYERDGAPARKALVNGSFDADGGSLRGWTNFGVDLRDNPNVTAAPKTGVDGGAALKLFGTFGTGSQYSGVSQGIDVTAGQHVRASVQTFVSPDDSIAGGGNTAVAKIEFYRRFAARFESPDLIGVEEVVIATGDSKPGRWRRHMLDAVAPEGAVEARLAIVFHQPNQEAGALFVDDAQLTASKPSADCP
- a CDS encoding family 16 glycosylhydrolase; amino-acid sequence: MRQRTDLVPTAALIAGALLALAFAQPHATAAVTDVPGWRLTWHDEFDGDSLDQSKWEALNRRDSYNNEKQYYHPDQVAVADGMLQITAIDEPRDGKDYQSGIITSREIFGPGRFEARMDLPTTQGMWPAFWLNANHVDWPKGGEIDILENRGSQPELTSSAYHWQTNPGPCCNQHQYVFEEYTATEGGEPVNFHSGFHTYAAEWDATLLRFYVDGNLHFTVTETPNRPIFETAKNIILNVAVGGHFGGDPNGSTEFPQTMYVDYVRYWNRITAAELSGDYNADGQVDATDYTVWRDSLGSTGLGLAADGSGNGEVGASDYVVWRQNYGATSSATATVPAPGGLAVLAAAALTLCYGRSPRKN